A portion of the Bacteroides faecium genome contains these proteins:
- a CDS encoding DUF4595 domain-containing protein: protein MGNVIKVLSSILLGCVCLLACSDNDEGKEDDAVFSIIGFWSGEIGYSCSDGEHQGKSGAISFETDGTGVLVEAGEEPAPFHYEMDSPNKKVTVLFEDGRRGEYRYTELTGTQLIFVEVCPVCGKEMIMKLKHIDRPYDITVSSTEGYIESFQSHFDTQLRVSAIDYQLIDTDGEGDGSAGTVDISYTSNKVHMTNALLSNHTLYTAVFTLNDKGWATKADCTYQSVDNDYSGSGTLYFTYDSQEHLKSISYSYSSTSGVESGSVKTTWSENLMTAMKGEGDDYQAGINYRTDPVPELSINLPYFMLFRYDDDAVSCGGDNVILCYASLLNILGKAPQRLMDRLVNGNDDWQNIFSFDYEWSDGRLTKIHDHSSYNGDGATAENYDAEISLSYY from the coding sequence ATGGGAAATGTAATTAAGGTTTTATCAAGTATTTTATTGGGTTGTGTATGTCTTTTAGCTTGTTCGGATAATGATGAGGGTAAAGAAGACGATGCCGTCTTCTCTATTATAGGATTTTGGTCAGGAGAGATTGGCTATTCTTGTTCTGATGGAGAACATCAAGGAAAAAGTGGTGCAATTTCGTTCGAGACGGATGGTACAGGCGTTCTTGTTGAGGCAGGAGAAGAGCCTGCGCCATTTCATTATGAAATGGATTCTCCTAATAAGAAAGTTACTGTCCTCTTTGAAGATGGCAGGCGTGGAGAATATCGTTATACAGAGTTGACGGGAACTCAACTGATTTTTGTAGAGGTTTGTCCTGTGTGTGGAAAAGAGATGATTATGAAATTAAAGCATATTGATCGGCCTTATGATATTACGGTTTCTTCAACAGAAGGATATATTGAGAGCTTTCAATCTCATTTTGACACTCAATTGCGTGTTAGTGCTATAGATTATCAACTTATAGATACGGATGGAGAAGGAGATGGTTCGGCAGGAACTGTGGATATTTCTTATACTTCCAATAAAGTGCATATGACTAATGCTCTTTTATCCAATCACACCTTATATACTGCAGTATTTACGTTAAACGATAAAGGCTGGGCGACGAAAGCTGATTGTACTTATCAGAGCGTTGATAATGATTATTCGGGAAGTGGTACATTATACTTCACTTACGATTCTCAGGAACATCTGAAAAGTATTTCCTATTCCTATTCATCAACTAGTGGAGTAGAGTCGGGCAGTGTAAAAACGACTTGGTCGGAGAATCTGATGACAGCGATGAAGGGAGAAGGTGATGATTATCAGGCCGGAATAAATTATCGGACAGACCCAGTACCTGAGCTATCCATTAACCTTCCGTATTTTATGCTCTTTAGATATGATGATGATGCAGTTTCTTGTGGTGGAGATAATGTAATCTTATGCTATGCTTCTTTATTGAATATATTGGGAAAAGCTCCTCAAAGACTGATGGATCGTCTTGTAAATGGGAATGATGATTGGCAAAATATATTTAGCTTCGACTATGAATGGAGTGATGGTCGCTTGACCAAGATTCATGATCATAGTAGCTATAATGGTGATGGGGCAACCGCAGAGAACTATGACGCAGAAATAAGTCTCTCTTATTATTGA
- a CDS encoding sodium-translocating pyrophosphatase, which yields MDSILFWLVPVASVLALCFAYYFHKQMMKESEGTPQMIKIAAAVRKGAMSYLKQQYKIVGWVFLGLVILFSIMAYGFHVQNAWVPIAFLTGGFFSGLSGFLGMKTATYASARTANAARNSLNSGLRIAFRSGAVMGLVVVGLGLLDISFWYLLLNAVIPADALTPTHKLCVITTTMLTFGMGASTQALFARVGGGIYTKAADVGADLVGKVEAGIPEDDPRNPATIADNVGDNVGDVAGMGADLYESYCGSILATAALGAAAFIHSADTVMQFKAVIAPMLIAAVGIILSIIGIFAVRTKENAKMKDLLGSLAFGTNLSSVLIVFATFLILWLLQLDNWALISCAVVVGLVVGIVIGRSTEYYTSQSYRPTQKLSESGKTGPATVIISGIGLGMLSTAIPVIAVVVGIIASYLLASGGDFANVGMGLYGIGIAAVGMLSTLGITLATDAYGPIADNAGGNAEMAGLGAEVRKRTDALDSLGNTTAATGKGFAIGSAALTGLALLASYIEEIRIGLTRLGSVDLTYSDGSPFNVANATFIDFMNYYEVNLMNPKVLSGMFLGSMMAFLFCGLTMNAVGRAAGHMVDEVRRQFREIKGILTGEAEPDYERCVEISTKGAQREMVVPSLIAIIAPILTGLIFGVPGVLGLLIGGLSSGFVLAIFMANAGGAWDNAKKYVEEGNFGGKGSEVHKATVVGDTVGDPFKDTSGPSLNILIKLMSMVAIVMAGLTVAWSLF from the coding sequence ATGGATAGCATTCTTTTCTGGCTGGTTCCGGTTGCTTCCGTGTTAGCCCTCTGCTTTGCTTATTACTTCCATAAGCAAATGATGAAGGAGAGTGAAGGTACTCCCCAAATGATAAAAATTGCCGCTGCCGTGCGCAAAGGCGCTATGTCTTACTTGAAACAGCAATACAAGATTGTAGGCTGGGTATTCCTGGGACTGGTAATTTTGTTCTCAATCATGGCTTATGGCTTTCACGTTCAGAATGCATGGGTTCCCATCGCTTTCCTGACGGGTGGTTTCTTCTCCGGCCTTTCCGGTTTCCTTGGGATGAAAACGGCAACTTATGCATCGGCGCGTACCGCCAATGCCGCACGCAATTCGTTGAACTCAGGATTGAGAATCGCTTTCCGAAGCGGTGCGGTGATGGGGCTTGTCGTAGTCGGTCTTGGTTTGCTCGATATTTCTTTCTGGTACTTGTTGCTGAACGCAGTGATTCCTGCCGACGCGCTCACGCCTACTCATAAACTCTGCGTGATTACCACTACAATGCTTACTTTTGGCATGGGAGCTTCTACCCAGGCGCTTTTTGCCCGTGTCGGTGGTGGTATCTATACAAAGGCTGCCGATGTCGGAGCCGACCTGGTGGGGAAGGTGGAAGCCGGAATCCCCGAGGACGACCCGCGCAATCCCGCCACTATTGCCGATAATGTAGGCGATAACGTCGGTGATGTAGCCGGTATGGGAGCCGATTTATATGAATCTTACTGCGGCTCTATCCTGGCAACCGCTGCTTTGGGTGCTGCCGCCTTTATCCATTCTGCCGATACGGTGATGCAGTTCAAAGCCGTTATTGCACCGATGTTGATTGCTGCTGTGGGCATTATCCTTTCTATTATAGGTATATTCGCTGTCCGTACCAAAGAGAATGCGAAGATGAAAGATTTGCTGGGCTCGCTGGCATTCGGAACAAATCTTAGCTCCGTGCTCATTGTCTTTGCTACCTTCCTTATACTGTGGCTCTTGCAACTCGATAACTGGGCACTGATTTCTTGTGCCGTAGTAGTCGGCTTGGTAGTCGGCATTGTCATCGGACGTTCTACGGAATATTATACTTCCCAGTCTTATCGCCCCACTCAGAAACTGAGTGAAAGCGGAAAGACCGGCCCTGCCACGGTGATTATCTCCGGCATCGGTCTGGGTATGCTTTCTACGGCTATCCCTGTGATTGCCGTGGTCGTAGGTATCATCGCTTCTTATTTATTAGCTTCCGGCGGCGATTTTGCCAATGTCGGAATGGGATTGTACGGAATCGGTATTGCTGCTGTCGGCATGCTTTCTACATTAGGCATCACATTGGCAACAGATGCCTACGGCCCGATTGCCGATAATGCAGGTGGTAATGCGGAAATGGCAGGCTTGGGTGCTGAAGTCCGCAAACGCACCGACGCGCTCGACTCATTGGGTAATACAACCGCTGCCACAGGAAAAGGTTTTGCAATCGGTTCCGCCGCATTGACCGGTCTGGCTTTGTTGGCATCTTATATTGAGGAAATCCGAATCGGTCTGACCCGTCTCGGAAGCGTGGACTTGACTTACTCGGATGGAAGTCCCTTCAATGTGGCGAATGCGACATTTATTGACTTCATGAACTATTATGAAGTGAACCTGATGAACCCGAAAGTTCTTTCGGGTATGTTCCTCGGCTCGATGATGGCTTTCCTGTTCTGTGGGCTGACGATGAATGCGGTAGGACGTGCCGCAGGACATATGGTGGACGAAGTACGTCGCCAGTTCCGTGAAATCAAAGGTATCCTGACGGGAGAAGCGGAACCGGATTACGAACGCTGTGTCGAAATCTCGACAAAAGGTGCACAACGCGAAATGGTTGTCCCTTCTCTGATTGCTATTATTGCTCCTATCCTTACCGGACTCATCTTTGGCGTTCCCGGTGTACTCGGTCTGTTGATTGGTGGTCTGAGCAGCGGTTTCGTATTGGCTATCTTTATGGCCAATGCCGGCGGTGCATGGGATAACGCAAAGAAATATGTGGAAGAAGGCAATTTCGGCGGCAAAGGCAGCGAAGTTCATAAAGCAACCGTAGTAGGCGATACGGTAGGCGACCCATTTAAAGATACATCCGGCCCTAGCTTGAATATCCTGATAAAACTGATGAGCATGGTAGCTATTGTGATGGCAGGGCTCACTGTTGCCTGGAGTTTGTTCTAA
- a CDS encoding two-component regulator propeller domain-containing protein: protein MNEKLLLFLLSVCFFLPVSSATGQYNFIHVNGANGLSNSHVKSIIQDSYGFVWLGTRNGLNRYDGVSMQVYPCCDEATGRGNQVISALFEDTHRRLWVGTDDGVYLQDLATGKFTFFDVRTAAGEQITGNWIQDIVADRSGNIWVNVPNQGVFRYHEATGKLSHYIPCPGEDKSKDFPQSICVDGEGTVWIGTYGAGIYRYNPAKDTYDAVAKEALKGDFIFTLCDYGDELIVGVHEEELKRFNKKTGEVSIFPAPEIHRKIIRYVTCFGNELWVGTQNGVYVINEKQNSLQHIPADAEGAYGLGDAIIDKIYRDREGGTWICTQFGGVSYLPVRTIDFSIHLPGKPGAACGRRISELAEGKDGLVWIGTQDGGVCYWNPQTGLFTTVPESPDRRNVLSLFASDDLVGAGYFKGGIDLITPGLVTPGLTAPCASAVSPRPSFNGRVQTLYPQQLGISEGSVFALHRDRQGVIWLGDGWNIFRSVDGGRTFGKMKQFGYAFMRDILEDRNGTIWVATMGNGVFRYNPATDETVNYRHLPGDTTSIGTNEVTGISEDSKGFLWFSTDRGGLSRFNPETATFRTYTETDGLPDDVTYKAVEDQQHRIWFGTDRGLVCLYPEADSLHVFTRNDGLPDNQFNYKSALAAADGTIWMGTINGLVSFNPHTIRRNAFVPPVYITRMRVQGRETPFSSEGVHLPYRSNISFDFVALSYSSPEANRYAYKMEGIDNEWIHTSDIHTASYAQLPPGDYVFRVRGSNNDGVWNPVEATLPIRILPPWWRTVWAYLIYIILLSGSFVFTLRTYRRREVQKIREQQLLAELAREREAHRTHELFLNQITYGACTPQGDTMTRADEQLMSQLIAKVRENLADANYNVEALAAAMNMSRSSLHRKIKSLTDLSSLDFIRVIRLKRAAELLQEGELRINEICDRVGFQSPSYFAKIFQKQFGVTPTEFISRNRQRTEDK, encoded by the coding sequence ATGAACGAGAAACTGCTGCTTTTCCTTCTGTCCGTTTGCTTCTTCCTTCCGGTTTCTTCCGCGACGGGACAGTATAACTTTATTCACGTGAATGGTGCGAACGGACTTTCAAACAGTCATGTCAAGTCTATTATTCAGGATAGTTACGGCTTTGTCTGGCTGGGTACGCGCAACGGGCTGAACCGTTACGACGGTGTTTCGATGCAGGTATATCCTTGCTGTGATGAGGCTACCGGACGGGGAAACCAGGTTATCTCCGCACTTTTTGAAGATACTCATCGAAGGCTTTGGGTAGGAACGGATGACGGTGTCTACCTTCAAGACCTCGCGACCGGCAAATTTACTTTCTTTGATGTCCGCACGGCAGCAGGCGAACAAATCACGGGCAACTGGATTCAGGACATCGTGGCAGACCGCTCGGGAAATATATGGGTAAACGTCCCCAACCAGGGAGTTTTTCGTTACCATGAAGCCACAGGAAAGTTGTCCCATTATATCCCTTGTCCGGGAGAAGACAAAAGCAAGGATTTTCCGCAATCCATATGCGTGGACGGAGAAGGCACAGTCTGGATAGGGACATACGGGGCGGGAATCTACCGCTACAACCCTGCGAAAGATACCTATGATGCCGTTGCGAAGGAAGCATTGAAAGGTGATTTTATCTTCACCCTGTGCGATTATGGCGATGAGTTGATTGTCGGAGTGCACGAAGAAGAATTGAAACGGTTCAACAAAAAGACAGGTGAAGTCAGCATTTTCCCGGCACCGGAGATACATCGCAAAATAATCCGCTACGTGACCTGCTTCGGCAACGAGCTCTGGGTAGGAACACAGAATGGCGTATATGTGATTAATGAAAAGCAGAACAGCCTGCAACATATCCCTGCCGATGCAGAAGGAGCGTATGGGCTGGGTGACGCTATCATTGATAAAATCTACCGCGACCGCGAAGGCGGCACATGGATTTGTACACAGTTTGGCGGTGTGAGCTATCTGCCGGTGCGTACCATCGACTTTTCCATTCATCTTCCGGGAAAACCCGGCGCAGCCTGCGGACGTCGTATCAGCGAACTGGCTGAAGGAAAAGACGGGCTTGTATGGATAGGTACGCAGGATGGCGGTGTCTGCTACTGGAATCCTCAAACCGGATTGTTTACCACCGTCCCCGAATCTCCCGACCGCCGGAATGTATTGAGTCTCTTCGCCTCGGATGATTTAGTGGGAGCCGGCTATTTTAAAGGCGGTATCGACCTTATTACTCCCGGTCTTGTCACTCCCGGCCTTACCGCTCCCTGTGCATCTGCCGTTTCTCCCCGTCCTTCTTTCAACGGACGTGTACAGACACTTTATCCCCAACAACTCGGCATCAGTGAAGGCTCCGTATTTGCCCTTCACCGCGACCGTCAGGGAGTAATCTGGCTGGGCGACGGCTGGAATATCTTCCGCTCTGTCGACGGCGGGCGTACATTCGGGAAGATGAAGCAGTTCGGCTATGCTTTTATGCGCGACATTCTTGAAGACAGGAACGGCACTATCTGGGTAGCGACCATGGGAAACGGAGTATTCCGCTATAACCCGGCAACCGATGAAACGGTCAATTACAGACATCTGCCGGGAGACACCACCTCTATCGGCACCAACGAAGTGACCGGCATATCCGAAGACAGCAAAGGCTTTCTCTGGTTTTCCACAGACAGGGGCGGACTTTCCCGCTTCAACCCCGAAACGGCTACTTTCCGCACCTATACCGAAACGGACGGACTGCCCGACGACGTGACTTACAAAGCAGTGGAAGACCAACAACACCGCATCTGGTTCGGAACAGACCGTGGCTTGGTCTGCCTGTATCCCGAAGCCGACAGCTTGCACGTATTTACCCGCAATGACGGGTTGCCGGACAACCAGTTCAACTATAAATCGGCTCTGGCCGCCGCCGACGGCACTATCTGGATGGGTACGATAAACGGGCTCGTCTCTTTCAATCCGCATACCATCCGCCGGAATGCTTTTGTACCGCCTGTTTATATCACCCGTATGCGTGTGCAAGGTCGTGAAACTCCTTTTTCTTCTGAAGGCGTACACCTGCCTTATCGTTCCAATATCAGTTTTGATTTCGTAGCATTGAGCTACTCTTCGCCGGAAGCTAACCGTTACGCTTATAAAATGGAAGGCATTGATAACGAATGGATTCATACTTCCGACATACATACGGCTTCGTATGCCCAACTCCCGCCGGGAGACTACGTGTTCCGTGTGCGAGGCAGCAATAACGACGGTGTGTGGAATCCCGTGGAAGCCACTTTGCCGATACGTATTCTCCCACCCTGGTGGCGTACTGTCTGGGCGTACCTTATTTATATCATTCTATTATCCGGCAGCTTTGTATTTACTCTCCGTACTTACCGCCGCCGTGAAGTGCAGAAGATTCGCGAACAGCAGTTATTGGCGGAACTGGCGCGCGAACGGGAAGCGCATCGTACCCACGAACTGTTCCTGAACCAAATCACTTACGGAGCCTGTACCCCGCAAGGGGATACCATGACTCGTGCCGACGAACAATTGATGTCGCAACTGATAGCCAAAGTGCGTGAGAACCTTGCGGATGCCAATTATAATGTGGAAGCATTGGCGGCTGCCATGAATATGTCCCGTTCTAGCCTGCATCGGAAGATTAAGTCGCTGACCGACCTTTCTTCGCTCGACTTTATCCGCGTCATCCGCTTGAAGCGTGCGGCGGAGTTGTTGCAGGAAGGCGAACTGCGTATCAATGAAATCTGCGACAGGGTAGGCTTCCAGTCACCTTCCTACTTTGCCAAGATATTCCAGAAGCAGTTCGGCGTGACTCCCACGGAATTTATATCCAGAAACCGGCAAAGGACGGAAGATAAATAA
- a CDS encoding DUF5723 family protein, whose product MATNKLLRSTKFIGVFSIMLICALSANAQFLRTSYFMEGTHYRQQLNPALTPTKGYFNLPVIGAVNATVGSTSLGYQDIIDIIDDGDEFYTKPDFMNRLKDNNKLNVNFSTEILSAGWYKGKNFWSFNIGLRTDIGANLTKKMFTFLNEMDGIEDNWRNSNYDISNQQLNINAYAEVGLGLSRQINSRLTVGARVKALLGIGNMELKLNNIAMNANLPTNQEITNWSSASYWDNLSPQEAIKQATELKAKFNNYHANLNVGAELKSSFKGLELKEEEGKDYVTDFDFDSGKLGIAGYGFGIDLGASYKIMDNLTVSASILDLGFISWSKSSTKIASANPDPIDIQGRKYADMVNPSDPQASITNALNQLDADTKDYMELVTKGDVLNYDMLQLEVGDAKESRKSRLASTLVVGAEYGFFNNKLAVGALSTTRFVQPDALTELTFSANYRPKSWFNVALSYSVIQSAGKSFGLGLKLGPVFLGTDYMFLGKNSNSVNGFVGVSIPLGGRKVNKQG is encoded by the coding sequence ATGGCAACGAACAAACTATTACGCTCTACTAAGTTTATCGGGGTATTTTCTATCATGTTGATTTGCGCTCTTTCGGCAAATGCACAGTTCTTGCGTACTTCTTATTTTATGGAAGGTACGCATTATCGTCAACAATTGAATCCGGCTTTGACACCGACAAAGGGGTATTTCAACCTTCCGGTAATTGGTGCCGTAAATGCGACTGTTGGGTCTACTTCATTAGGATATCAGGATATCATTGATATTATTGATGATGGGGATGAATTTTATACCAAACCGGATTTTATGAATCGTCTGAAAGATAATAATAAACTGAATGTGAACTTCAGTACAGAAATTCTTTCTGCCGGATGGTATAAAGGTAAGAACTTTTGGTCATTCAATATCGGGCTTCGTACAGATATTGGTGCGAACTTGACGAAAAAGATGTTCACCTTTTTGAATGAGATGGATGGAATAGAAGATAATTGGAGAAATAGTAATTACGATATTAGTAACCAACAATTGAATATCAATGCTTACGCTGAAGTTGGCTTGGGACTTTCACGTCAGATTAATAGTCGTTTGACAGTGGGTGCCAGAGTGAAAGCTTTGTTGGGTATCGGTAATATGGAATTGAAGCTTAATAATATTGCAATGAATGCTAACTTGCCTACTAATCAGGAGATTACAAACTGGTCAAGTGCAAGTTATTGGGATAACTTGTCTCCACAGGAAGCAATAAAACAAGCTACAGAATTGAAAGCTAAATTCAATAATTATCATGCAAATTTGAATGTTGGTGCAGAACTGAAAAGTTCTTTTAAAGGTTTGGAACTGAAAGAAGAAGAAGGTAAAGATTACGTTACTGATTTTGATTTTGACAGTGGTAAATTAGGTATAGCCGGTTATGGTTTTGGTATCGACTTGGGGGCATCTTATAAAATAATGGATAATTTGACCGTATCTGCTTCTATTCTTGATTTGGGATTCATATCTTGGTCTAAATCAAGTACAAAAATAGCATCTGCTAATCCTGATCCTATTGATATACAAGGACGTAAGTATGCGGATATGGTTAATCCATCTGATCCGCAAGCTAGCATTACAAATGCATTGAATCAGTTGGATGCTGATACTAAGGATTATATGGAGCTCGTAACAAAAGGTGATGTGCTTAACTACGATATGTTGCAACTTGAAGTTGGTGACGCAAAAGAATCTCGTAAATCTCGCCTGGCTTCTACATTAGTAGTAGGTGCAGAATACGGATTCTTCAATAACAAATTAGCAGTTGGTGCATTGTCTACAACTCGTTTTGTACAACCCGATGCACTTACAGAATTGACATTCTCTGCAAACTATCGTCCAAAAAGCTGGTTTAACGTAGCACTTAGCTACTCAGTAATTCAGTCAGCAGGTAAGTCTTTCGGTCTGGGTCTGAAATTAGGTCCTGTATTTCTCGGAACTGACTATATGTTCTTAGGAAAGAACTCTAACTCTGTTAACGGATTCGTTGGAGTCTCTATTCCATTGGGTGGAAGAAAAGTAAACAAACAAGGATAA
- a CDS encoding BatD family protein, giving the protein MTRKIFVGWRFLYFLLSLLFSYPVVGADVSQSETSGKINDRKVQCLKGYVSEVIYSDGTLIKFNEEGALAQFKHKQFSYEENYKYVLERGVITAFEVEYLGNVRREISCDTKKEVEKYVFDEEGRIVEHLISSYPVCKYQYFFQGAETLPYKKVYYCDTIPSGALTYYYQYLKKDKEGNWLQRGVKISGGSSPAVNRVYVDTRRLKYYPIPTDVISSIKGDVPNINSYEQKFLNNNNSGIQEAYKQGETNIEIICPERTEVGEDFEIAFVMKQKPRDIHISKSKRFEFLHYDYRTNTAVVKGDTVKSCELVLKLKAKQKGKLTLPSLKVRFGRELNISPSREIVASDAQVMPALKDDNPAVTLSAALSKDTIHLGESVFLSLRICTSCSKITSTQLSQPEITSCVIQEIPLDSTMIWKSISFEKGSYKIGEYKKFKLTPTQTSTIEVPSFGCDCVLSKYLISNGKLIGNALKTYSLLGVGIAVMATAAGFHDRVEERNESVYTEPLHFYVLP; this is encoded by the coding sequence ATGACACGGAAGATATTTGTAGGGTGGAGATTTCTGTATTTTCTTCTAAGCTTACTATTCAGTTATCCTGTAGTTGGCGCAGATGTTAGCCAATCAGAAACTTCAGGTAAGATAAATGACAGGAAAGTACAATGTCTCAAAGGTTATGTTTCAGAAGTGATATATTCTGACGGTACATTAATCAAATTCAATGAAGAAGGCGCTCTGGCTCAATTCAAACATAAGCAGTTTTCTTATGAAGAGAACTATAAATATGTATTGGAACGAGGAGTTATTACGGCTTTTGAAGTAGAATATTTAGGAAATGTACGTAGGGAAATCTCCTGTGATACGAAAAAAGAGGTAGAGAAATATGTCTTTGATGAGGAAGGGCGAATTGTGGAACATTTGATTAGTTCTTATCCGGTTTGTAAATACCAATACTTTTTTCAAGGGGCGGAAACATTACCTTATAAAAAGGTATATTACTGCGATACAATTCCATCAGGTGCGTTAACTTATTATTATCAGTATTTGAAAAAAGACAAAGAGGGTAATTGGTTGCAACGTGGGGTGAAAATATCAGGTGGGAGTAGCCCTGCAGTGAACCGTGTTTATGTAGATACTCGTCGGCTGAAATATTATCCTATACCAACGGATGTAATTTCTTCAATTAAAGGAGATGTACCGAATATCAACTCCTATGAGCAAAAGTTTTTGAATAATAATAACTCTGGAATTCAGGAAGCTTATAAACAAGGAGAAACGAATATTGAAATAATCTGTCCGGAAAGGACAGAGGTAGGAGAGGACTTTGAAATAGCTTTTGTAATGAAACAGAAGCCTAGAGATATTCATATTAGCAAATCGAAACGGTTTGAATTTCTCCATTATGACTATCGAACTAATACTGCGGTTGTGAAAGGAGACACTGTGAAGTCTTGTGAACTTGTGTTGAAACTGAAAGCCAAACAGAAAGGAAAATTAACACTGCCATCTTTAAAAGTGCGATTTGGTCGTGAACTGAATATTTCTCCCTCTCGAGAGATTGTTGCGAGTGATGCACAGGTTATGCCGGCTTTAAAAGATGATAATCCGGCGGTGACATTATCTGCAGCATTGAGTAAAGATACTATTCATCTTGGAGAAAGTGTTTTTCTTTCATTGCGAATATGTACTTCCTGTTCAAAGATTACCTCTACCCAGTTGTCACAACCTGAGATAACTTCATGTGTAATTCAGGAGATTCCTTTGGATAGTACAATGATATGGAAAAGTATCTCTTTTGAGAAAGGCTCGTATAAAATAGGGGAATATAAGAAGTTTAAACTGACTCCTACGCAAACTAGCACTATTGAGGTTCCTTCCTTTGGATGCGATTGTGTGCTTAGTAAATATTTAATATCAAATGGGAAGCTTATAGGGAATGCTTTAAAAACATATTCTCTTTTAGGAGTGGGTATTGCGGTTATGGCAACTGCCGCAGGATTCCATGATAGGGTAGAAGAGAGGAATGAGTCGGTATATACTGAGCCGTTACATTTTTATGTACTTCCGTAG
- a CDS encoding ribonuclease HII, with product MLLPYLNENLIEAGCDEAGRGCLAGAVYAAAVILPKDFKNELLNDSKQLTEKQRYALREVIEKEAIAWAVGVVSPEEIDEINILRASFLAMHRAVDQLTTRPQHLLIDGNRFNKYPNIPHTTVIKGDGKYLSIAAASILAKTYRDDYMNRLHEEYPSYDWDHNKGYPTKKHRAAIAECGTTPYHRLTFNLLGDGQLSLAF from the coding sequence ATGCTATTACCTTATTTAAATGAGAATCTGATTGAAGCAGGATGCGATGAGGCAGGTCGTGGCTGTTTGGCAGGTGCAGTATATGCCGCTGCCGTGATTCTTCCGAAAGACTTTAAGAATGAGTTGTTGAATGACTCTAAACAATTAACGGAAAAACAACGCTATGCATTGCGTGAGGTAATAGAAAAGGAAGCCATAGCCTGGGCGGTTGGTGTCGTTTCACCGGAAGAGATAGATGAGATAAATATCCTGCGTGCTTCTTTCTTAGCCATGCACCGTGCTGTTGACCAACTGACTACCCGTCCGCAGCATTTGCTAATTGATGGAAACCGTTTCAATAAATATCCTAATATTCCCCATACCACGGTAATAAAGGGAGATGGAAAATATCTTTCTATAGCCGCCGCATCCATTTTGGCCAAAACTTATAGAGACGACTATATGAATCGTCTTCACGAGGAATATCCATCTTACGATTGGGATCATAATAAAGGTTACCCGACTAAAAAACACCGTGCCGCCATTGCCGAATGTGGAACGACTCCTTATCATCGTTTAACGTTTAATCTGTTAGGAGACGGGCAACTTTCTCTGGCTTTCTAG